The following coding sequences lie in one candidate division KSB1 bacterium genomic window:
- the ndk gene encoding nucleoside-diphosphate kinase: MKERTLAILKPDCVRRRLTGKVLDRILEAGFDIVGMKLVRLTEAQARQFYAVHRERPFYPDLVRFMSSGESVVLVLEKENAVAAFRELIGATDPKEAAPGTIRYAFAANKQENIVHGSDSPDNARKEIAFFFSEAELITNQQPE, from the coding sequence TTGAAAGAGCGGACCCTGGCCATCCTGAAACCGGACTGCGTTCGTCGCCGACTGACGGGCAAAGTGCTGGATCGCATTCTCGAGGCGGGCTTCGACATCGTAGGGATGAAGCTTGTTCGCCTCACAGAGGCTCAGGCGCGGCAGTTCTACGCCGTCCATCGGGAACGTCCGTTTTATCCGGATCTGGTGCGCTTCATGAGCTCGGGTGAAAGTGTGGTCCTGGTCCTCGAGAAGGAGAATGCGGTAGCCGCTTTCCGCGAGCTGATCGGGGCCACCGACCCTAAAGAGGCGGCGCCGGGCACGATTCGGTATGCCTTCGCGGCCAACAAGCAGGAGAACATCGTCCACGGTTCAGACTCCCCGGATAATGCGCGCAAGGAGATCGCCTTTTTCTTCAGCGAAGCCGAGCTTATCACCAATCAGCAACCGGAGTGA
- a CDS encoding 2-oxoacid:acceptor oxidoreductase family protein — MTYYELRFGGVGGQGVILAGAILAEAAVIYDGLYAVQSPTYTAQVRGGATKVDVIISDRPVIYPRATEIDFFLALAQRSYDVFHHQLKEGGILLVDETLVRKVDESRYRVLRVPITDLAEREIGRVVVVNAISLGLTVGITGVVSRRAIEQAVAARAPKGTVEMNLKALELGFEEAAKLGFRVGPKVEEAI, encoded by the coding sequence ATGACCTACTATGAGCTTCGGTTCGGCGGCGTGGGCGGGCAAGGGGTGATCCTGGCGGGAGCGATCCTGGCCGAGGCAGCCGTCATCTACGACGGCCTCTACGCCGTGCAAAGCCCCACGTACACGGCGCAAGTTCGAGGCGGAGCCACCAAGGTAGATGTGATTATCAGCGATCGTCCGGTCATCTACCCGCGTGCCACGGAGATTGACTTCTTCCTGGCCCTCGCCCAGCGCTCCTACGACGTCTTTCACCACCAGCTCAAGGAAGGGGGTATTCTTCTGGTGGACGAAACGCTGGTGCGTAAGGTGGACGAGAGCCGTTACCGGGTGCTCCGCGTTCCCATAACCGACCTCGCCGAGCGGGAAATCGGCCGCGTGGTGGTCGTAAACGCGATTTCCCTGGGGTTGACGGTGGGGATCACGGGCGTGGTTTCCCGCCGGGCGATCGAGCAGGCTGTCGCGGCCCGGGCCCCCAAAGGCACGGTCGAGATGAACCTGAAGGCCTTGGAGCTCGGATTCGAAGAGGCTGCGAAGTTGGGTTTTCGTGTCGGACCGAAGGTGGAGGAGGCAATTTGA
- a CDS encoding 2-oxoglutarate ferredoxin oxidoreductase subunit beta, which translates to MAFDYEKYLRMDRMPHMWCPGCGIGIVVKAMLRAIEKVGWAQDDVAIVSGIGCTSRTPGYVDFNTLHTTHGRALTFATGLKLARPDKHVIVISGDGDAAAIGGNHFLHACRRNIDITLIVVNNYIYGMTGGQASPTTPFGMRASTAPYGAVDPAMDICQVAIAAGATYVARGTVAQGLLLERYIANGLRHKGFSVIEAMSDCPVQYGRRNRMPNAVEMIQWIRDHGVPIARAKDMSPEELEGKFITGELHVAERVEYTEEYLRVIERAQKAVGVQA; encoded by the coding sequence ATGGCCTTCGACTATGAGAAGTATCTCCGCATGGACCGAATGCCCCATATGTGGTGCCCGGGGTGCGGGATCGGCATCGTGGTGAAGGCGATGCTCCGGGCCATCGAGAAAGTGGGATGGGCCCAGGACGACGTGGCGATCGTCTCCGGCATCGGCTGTACGAGCCGGACTCCTGGCTACGTGGATTTCAACACCCTCCACACCACCCACGGAAGAGCCCTCACCTTTGCCACGGGGCTGAAGCTGGCACGTCCCGATAAGCACGTGATCGTCATCTCGGGCGACGGCGACGCCGCCGCCATCGGCGGCAATCATTTCCTTCACGCCTGTCGGCGGAACATCGACATCACCCTGATCGTGGTCAACAACTACATCTACGGGATGACGGGCGGGCAGGCCTCGCCCACCACCCCCTTCGGGATGCGGGCCTCGACCGCTCCCTACGGCGCCGTGGATCCCGCCATGGACATCTGCCAGGTGGCCATCGCAGCGGGAGCTACCTATGTGGCACGGGGGACCGTGGCGCAGGGGCTTCTCCTGGAGCGCTACATTGCCAACGGCCTGCGGCACAAGGGGTTCAGCGTGATCGAGGCCATGTCGGACTGTCCGGTGCAGTACGGGCGGCGCAACCGGATGCCCAACGCGGTGGAAATGATCCAGTGGATCCGTGACCATGGGGTTCCGATCGCTCGCGCCAAGGACATGTCGCCCGAAGAGCTGGAAGGGAAGTTCATCACCGGCGAGCTGCACGTGGCCGAGCGTGTGGAGTACACCGAGGAGTATCTGCGGGTCATCGAGAGGGCCCAAAAAGCGGTGGGAGTGCAGGCATGA
- a CDS encoding 2-oxoacid:acceptor oxidoreductase subunit alpha gives MAKEIRLWEGNHLVAEAAILAGCRFFAGYPITPSSEIAEYMAVRLPQVGGVFIQMEDEIASMGAVIGASLAGVKSMTATSGPGFSLKQENLGYACMAEIPVVVVDVMRGGPSTGLPTHPSQMDVMQARWGTHGDHWIIALAPAFIDEIFWATVRSFNLSEKFRVPVILLLDEILGHMHEGFRIPDPSEIEIVDRARPTVPPERYYPYDDTQGDVPPLAPFFSGYRFNVTGLNHDKAGFPTTNPEIIQRDMERQRRKIMGHLDEILWWAEHRLEDAEIAVVAYGSMGRSAHAAVDRARAMGIRAGLFRPISLWPFPEAEVARLAERVKAILVPEMNMGQLVFEVERVVAGRCPVIPINKVGGIPIDPPEILEAIRARV, from the coding sequence TTGGCGAAGGAAATTCGACTTTGGGAGGGTAACCATCTGGTGGCAGAGGCGGCCATTCTGGCCGGCTGTCGCTTCTTCGCGGGCTACCCGATTACACCGTCCTCGGAGATTGCGGAGTACATGGCCGTTCGGCTGCCGCAGGTCGGTGGTGTCTTCATCCAGATGGAGGACGAGATCGCCTCTATGGGCGCCGTGATTGGCGCCAGTCTGGCCGGGGTGAAATCGATGACCGCTACCAGCGGCCCCGGCTTTTCGCTGAAACAGGAGAACCTGGGCTACGCCTGCATGGCGGAGATACCCGTGGTCGTGGTGGACGTGATGCGTGGTGGACCGAGCACCGGACTTCCCACCCACCCATCGCAGATGGATGTGATGCAGGCCCGCTGGGGGACCCACGGCGACCACTGGATTATCGCCCTGGCGCCCGCCTTCATCGACGAGATCTTCTGGGCCACGGTGCGATCGTTCAATCTCTCTGAGAAGTTCCGCGTGCCCGTGATCCTGCTCCTCGACGAGATCCTTGGACACATGCACGAGGGCTTCCGGATTCCAGACCCCAGCGAGATTGAGATTGTGGACCGGGCAAGGCCAACCGTGCCCCCCGAGCGCTATTACCCGTACGACGATACGCAGGGTGATGTGCCCCCGCTGGCCCCCTTCTTCAGCGGCTACCGCTTCAATGTCACCGGGCTGAATCACGACAAGGCGGGTTTCCCCACCACCAATCCGGAAATCATCCAGCGGGACATGGAGCGGCAGCGGCGCAAGATCATGGGCCATCTGGACGAGATTCTCTGGTGGGCGGAGCACCGGTTGGAGGATGCCGAAATCGCGGTGGTCGCCTATGGATCGATGGGGCGCAGCGCCCACGCGGCGGTGGACCGCGCGCGAGCGATGGGCATCCGCGCCGGCCTGTTCCGGCCCATCAGCCTATGGCCGTTCCCGGAAGCCGAAGTGGCTCGCCTCGCCGAGCGGGTCAAGGCGATCCTGGTCCCGGAAATGAACATGGGCCAGCTGGTGTTCGAGGTGGAGCGGGTTGTGGCTGGTCGCTGCCCCGTGATCCCCATCAACAAGGTGGGAGGGATCCCGATCGATCCCCCAGAGATTCTGGAAGCGATTCGCGCGAGGGTGTGA
- a CDS encoding 4Fe-4S binding protein, which produces MEVIADFCKGCEICVVMCPRNVLEMRPDPTRWVGAIVEVVRPEACTRCMLCEVHCPDFAIKVY; this is translated from the coding sequence ATCGAAGTCATCGCCGATTTCTGCAAGGGGTGCGAAATCTGCGTGGTCATGTGTCCGCGGAATGTCCTGGAGATGCGTCCTGATCCCACCCGGTGGGTGGGCGCCATCGTCGAAGTAGTACGCCCCGAGGCGTGCACCCGATGCATGCTCTGTGAGGTCCATTGCCCGGACTTTGCAATCAAAGTCTACTGA
- the sucD gene encoding succinate--CoA ligase subunit alpha yields the protein MGILVDKNTRLVVQGITGSEGSFHTRQMIEYGTRVVAGVTPGKGGQKFDGVVPIFDTVEQAVRETGANTSVVFVPPAFAADAVMEAADAGIRLVVCITEGIPALDLVKVKDYLTRRGTRLVGPNCPGVITPGQAKVGIMPGFIHQPGFIGVVSRSGTLTYEAVYQLTRLGLGQSTCVGIGGDPIVGTTFVDALALFQQDPYTEAVVLIGEIGGTAEEEAARYIRSYFSKPVIAFVAGRTAPPGRRMGHAGAIIAGGRGTAEEKIRALEEAGVVVCPSPAEIGKTVQEVLKK from the coding sequence GTGGGAATCCTGGTCGATAAGAATACCCGGCTCGTGGTTCAGGGAATCACCGGGAGCGAAGGTTCGTTCCACACCCGACAGATGATCGAGTACGGCACCCGTGTGGTGGCCGGGGTGACTCCTGGCAAGGGTGGCCAGAAGTTCGATGGAGTTGTCCCCATTTTCGATACCGTGGAGCAGGCCGTCCGGGAAACCGGGGCCAACACGTCCGTCGTTTTCGTCCCTCCCGCCTTTGCAGCGGACGCGGTGATGGAAGCGGCGGACGCGGGGATCCGTCTGGTGGTGTGCATCACGGAAGGGATCCCCGCGCTGGATCTGGTGAAGGTGAAGGATTACCTGACCCGGCGCGGGACGCGTCTGGTAGGTCCTAACTGCCCGGGCGTGATTACGCCGGGGCAGGCGAAGGTTGGGATCATGCCGGGTTTTATCCACCAACCTGGGTTCATCGGGGTAGTTTCCCGTAGCGGAACTTTGACCTACGAGGCAGTGTATCAATTGACCCGGCTTGGCCTTGGACAGTCCACCTGCGTAGGGATCGGCGGCGATCCGATCGTTGGCACGACGTTTGTGGACGCTCTGGCCCTGTTCCAGCAGGACCCGTACACGGAGGCGGTGGTCCTGATTGGAGAAATCGGGGGCACGGCCGAGGAGGAGGCTGCCCGCTACATTCGGTCCTACTTCTCCAAGCCTGTGATCGCCTTTGTGGCGGGACGCACGGCCCCGCCCGGGCGGCGGATGGGGCACGCGGGCGCCATCATCGCCGGCGGGAGGGGTACGGCCGAGGAGAAGATCCGCGCTCTGGAGGAAGCGGGAGTTGTGGTCTGCCCAAGTCCTGCCGAAATTGGGAAAACGGTGCAGGAGGTTCTCAAGAAGTAG
- the sucC gene encoding ADP-forming succinate--CoA ligase subunit beta, with product MKIHEFQAKKLLRRHGVAVPRGEVVSSPAEARRVTAELGGRAVLKAQIHAGGRGKAGGIRLARTPEEAESLASQMLGSRLVTAQTGPEGRIVRRILVEEAVEAERELYAGVVLDRAAERVVLMASSEGGVEIEEVAARSPEKILKEYADPAYGLASFQLRRLCLGLGLRDELLKQALPLLGGLYEAYTALDASLAEINPLVLTRDGRLLALDAKVNLDDNGLFRHPDLLALRDLDEEDPLEVEASRYHLNYIRLDGNVGCMVNGAGLAMATMDIVKLYGGSPANFLDVGGGASAETVANGFRILLSDPRVKAVLINIFGGIVRCDRVAQGVIEASRQVGVKVPIVVRLQGTNAEEAAALLHGSGLNFIVASDLAEAAEKAVRAASA from the coding sequence GTGAAGATCCACGAGTTCCAAGCGAAGAAGTTACTGCGCCGACACGGAGTGGCGGTCCCCAGGGGGGAGGTCGTCTCCTCTCCTGCGGAAGCAAGGCGCGTGACGGCGGAGCTGGGCGGGCGAGCGGTCCTCAAGGCCCAGATCCACGCGGGCGGTCGAGGCAAGGCCGGGGGAATTCGCCTGGCACGGACGCCGGAGGAAGCGGAGTCTCTGGCTTCTCAGATGCTCGGCAGCCGGCTCGTAACCGCTCAGACCGGCCCCGAGGGGCGGATAGTACGGCGCATCCTTGTGGAGGAGGCTGTGGAGGCAGAACGGGAACTCTACGCCGGCGTGGTCCTCGACAGAGCCGCGGAACGCGTCGTCTTGATGGCCAGTAGTGAAGGCGGGGTAGAAATCGAGGAGGTCGCTGCCCGCTCGCCCGAAAAAATCCTGAAAGAGTACGCCGACCCGGCCTATGGCCTAGCCAGCTTCCAGTTGCGCCGGCTCTGCCTGGGACTGGGTCTGCGGGACGAGCTTCTGAAGCAGGCTTTGCCCCTCTTGGGCGGCCTCTACGAGGCCTACACCGCGCTCGATGCTTCCCTGGCGGAGATCAATCCCCTCGTCCTCACTCGGGACGGGCGCCTGCTGGCCCTGGACGCGAAGGTGAATCTGGACGACAACGGCCTTTTCCGGCATCCAGACCTTCTGGCCCTCCGCGATCTGGACGAAGAAGATCCTCTGGAAGTGGAAGCGTCCCGGTACCACCTGAACTACATCCGCCTGGACGGGAATGTGGGCTGCATGGTCAACGGGGCCGGCCTGGCAATGGCCACCATGGACATCGTCAAGCTCTACGGCGGAAGTCCCGCCAACTTCCTGGACGTCGGCGGCGGGGCCTCGGCGGAAACCGTTGCCAATGGCTTCCGCATCCTCCTCTCGGATCCAAGAGTTAAGGCCGTGCTCATTAACATCTTCGGCGGGATCGTCCGGTGCGATCGCGTCGCGCAGGGAGTGATTGAGGCAAGCCGCCAGGTCGGAGTGAAGGTACCCATTGTCGTGCGTCTCCAGGGAACCAACGCGGAGGAAGCGGCAGCGCTACTTCACGGCTCGGGACTGAATTTCATCGTTGCCAGCGACCTTGCCGAGGCGGCCGAGAAGGCCGTGCGCGCCGCGTCGGCCTGA
- the arcC gene encoding carbamate kinase codes for MVNPEGKIVVVALGGNAITREFEEGNITQQFANTRRSLVGVADLIERGYRVVITHGNGPQVGNALIRVEETRHLVPPLPLGVIVADLQGGMGYMIQQSLQNKLIKRGIQREVCTIVTQVIVARDDPSIANPTKFVGPFIPEDRVEEFRRSRGWVIKRDPGRGWRRVVPSPLPLAIVEKDTIRRLVEQGVVVIAAGGGGIPVYVEEDGTYEGVDGVVDKDRAAAILARDIGAEELYILTGVDKVALNFRQPDQVDLDVMTVEQAKEYHRQGHFPKGSMGPKIEAAIDFLEHGGKMVLITSVQRFPEALLGKTGTRIVP; via the coding sequence TTGGTCAACCCGGAGGGGAAAATCGTCGTGGTGGCGCTTGGAGGAAACGCCATCACGAGAGAATTCGAAGAGGGCAACATTACCCAGCAGTTCGCCAACACCCGGCGCAGCCTGGTGGGGGTTGCCGATCTCATTGAGCGGGGGTACCGGGTGGTGATCACCCACGGGAACGGCCCCCAGGTTGGCAATGCCCTCATCCGCGTGGAGGAGACGCGCCACCTGGTCCCTCCCCTTCCTCTCGGCGTGATTGTGGCCGACCTGCAAGGCGGAATGGGGTACATGATTCAACAGTCCTTACAGAACAAGCTGATCAAGCGAGGGATCCAGCGGGAGGTCTGTACCATCGTAACCCAGGTGATCGTGGCGCGGGATGACCCCTCCATTGCCAACCCCACGAAGTTCGTGGGGCCGTTCATCCCCGAGGATCGGGTGGAGGAGTTTCGGCGCAGCCGCGGCTGGGTGATCAAGCGAGATCCGGGCCGAGGCTGGCGCCGCGTGGTTCCCTCGCCTCTGCCCCTTGCGATTGTGGAGAAGGACACAATCCGCAGGCTGGTAGAGCAGGGGGTGGTGGTCATTGCGGCCGGAGGAGGGGGGATACCTGTCTACGTGGAGGAAGACGGTACCTACGAGGGCGTAGATGGCGTCGTGGACAAGGATCGCGCCGCGGCCATTCTTGCCCGCGACATAGGGGCGGAGGAGCTGTACATCCTGACCGGCGTCGATAAGGTGGCCCTGAACTTTCGCCAGCCGGACCAGGTGGATCTCGACGTAATGACGGTCGAACAGGCCAAGGAGTATCACCGGCAGGGCCACTTTCCGAAGGGCAGCATGGGTCCCAAGATCGAGGCTGCCATCGATTTCCTCGAGCACGGGGGGAAGATGGTTCTCATCACCTCGGTGCAGAGGTTTCCGGAGGCGCTGCTCGGCAAAACGGGAACGCGGATCGTCCCCTAA
- a CDS encoding cyclic 2,3-diphosphoglycerate synthase, with the protein MRKRRVIIMGAAGRDFHNFNVLFRDDPDYEVVAFTAAQIPNIDDRRYPAALAGPRYPEGIPVYPEEDLTELVRRFEVDEVVFAYSDVSHVHVMHRASEAMAAGASFVLLGPRDTMIRSQKPVVAVCAVRTGCGKSQTTRKVTDILRAAGARVVVVRHPMPYGDLVSQRVQRFASLEDLDRYGCTIEEREEYEPHIRRGNVVYAGVDYGEILRQAEAEADVIVWDGGNNDFPFYQPDLHIVVADPHRAGHELAYYPGEVNLRMADVVVINKEDTASWENIEKVRENVLSVNPRARIIDAASPIFVEDPKVVRGKRVLVVEDGPTLTHGEMGYGAGTVAARRFGAAELVDPRPYLVGSLKETLTTYPHLGKVLPAMGYGAQQIRELEETIALTPAEAVVIATPVDLRRLFKIEKPSTRVYYELQEIGQPTLEEVLQPILDRLGIH; encoded by the coding sequence ATGAGGAAACGCCGGGTGATCATCATGGGAGCGGCAGGCAGGGACTTTCACAATTTCAACGTGCTTTTCCGTGACGATCCGGACTACGAAGTTGTGGCTTTTACAGCGGCCCAGATTCCGAATATCGACGATAGAAGGTATCCAGCAGCCCTGGCGGGTCCGCGATACCCGGAGGGTATCCCCGTGTATCCGGAGGAAGACCTCACCGAACTGGTGAGGCGCTTCGAGGTGGACGAGGTGGTGTTTGCGTACAGCGACGTTTCCCACGTGCATGTGATGCACCGGGCGTCGGAGGCGATGGCTGCCGGAGCCTCGTTTGTGTTGCTTGGACCTCGGGACACGATGATCCGGAGCCAGAAGCCGGTGGTGGCGGTTTGTGCCGTGCGAACGGGCTGCGGAAAGAGCCAAACCACCCGCAAGGTTACCGATATTCTGCGCGCCGCCGGGGCGCGCGTGGTCGTCGTCCGTCACCCCATGCCCTACGGCGATCTGGTTTCCCAGCGAGTCCAAAGGTTTGCCTCTTTGGAGGACCTCGATCGCTACGGATGCACGATTGAGGAGCGGGAGGAGTACGAACCGCACATTCGTCGCGGAAACGTGGTCTACGCCGGCGTAGACTACGGCGAGATCCTGCGCCAGGCCGAGGCGGAGGCCGATGTGATCGTCTGGGACGGGGGCAACAATGACTTTCCCTTCTACCAGCCCGATCTTCACATCGTGGTGGCGGATCCGCACCGGGCGGGGCACGAACTGGCTTACTATCCGGGGGAGGTGAACCTTCGAATGGCGGATGTGGTGGTAATCAACAAAGAGGATACGGCCTCTTGGGAGAACATCGAGAAGGTGCGCGAGAACGTGCTCAGCGTCAATCCGCGCGCCCGGATAATCGACGCGGCCTCGCCCATTTTCGTCGAGGATCCGAAAGTGGTCCGCGGAAAGAGGGTGCTGGTGGTGGAGGATGGCCCAACCCTCACCCACGGCGAAATGGGCTACGGGGCGGGCACGGTGGCGGCACGTCGCTTTGGCGCCGCAGAGCTGGTAGACCCCAGGCCGTACCTGGTAGGCTCCCTCAAGGAAACGCTGACCACTTATCCGCACCTCGGCAAGGTGCTTCCGGCCATGGGATACGGCGCGCAGCAGATCCGCGAGCTCGAGGAGACCATCGCCCTCACCCCTGCGGAGGCGGTAGTGATTGCCACGCCGGTGGATCTGCGCCGTCTTTTCAAGATTGAGAAACCGAGTACCCGCGTCTATTACGAATTGCAGGAGATCGGTCAACCGACCTTGGAGGAGGTACTGCAGCCGATTTTGGACAGGCTGGGAATCCACTAA
- the dusB gene encoding tRNA dihydrouridine synthase DusB, which translates to MQNEANYDTLTAMPLDFTALTGQAVLAPLAGFTDPVFRHLCRVQGAAFVVTEMISAEGILRGCARTYELTAFEAEERPVVIQLFGSDPQRIAEAARRLQALEPDGFDLNFGCPTPKVVRRGEGAALLRDLSRVESVARAVVRAVCVPVTAKIRSGWSAREVVAVEAARRLEQAGVAAVTLHPRTGDQRFRGKADWSLIEAVKKAVGICVIGNGDVRTAEDALQMRQQTGCDLVMIGRGALGNPWIFRQIRELTENGRYADPSPSERLDMALRHLELCVQRYGRERGLRFVKRHLTFYLKGLREATALKDRLVRTDRPEEAITLLRSYRQRFAQWPRVS; encoded by the coding sequence TTGCAAAATGAGGCGAATTATGATACATTGACCGCGATGCCTCTCGACTTTACAGCACTTACGGGGCAGGCCGTTCTGGCGCCACTGGCAGGCTTCACGGACCCTGTGTTCCGCCATCTGTGCCGCGTGCAGGGCGCCGCATTTGTGGTCACGGAAATGATCAGCGCGGAGGGGATTCTCCGCGGCTGCGCCCGCACGTACGAGTTGACGGCATTCGAAGCGGAGGAGCGGCCGGTCGTGATCCAGCTTTTCGGTTCCGATCCGCAAAGGATCGCCGAAGCTGCCCGGCGGCTCCAGGCACTCGAGCCTGACGGGTTTGATCTGAACTTCGGTTGCCCGACTCCCAAGGTTGTTCGCCGGGGAGAGGGGGCGGCGTTGTTGCGCGATCTGTCGCGGGTGGAGAGCGTCGCGCGGGCCGTAGTGAGGGCTGTTTGCGTACCCGTGACGGCCAAGATTCGCAGCGGATGGTCCGCACGAGAAGTCGTGGCCGTGGAAGCTGCAAGACGCCTGGAGCAGGCCGGAGTGGCGGCTGTCACACTCCACCCTCGGACCGGCGACCAACGCTTCCGGGGCAAAGCCGACTGGAGCCTAATCGAGGCCGTCAAGAAGGCGGTAGGTATCTGCGTCATCGGCAATGGGGATGTGCGCACGGCCGAGGATGCCCTGCAGATGAGGCAGCAAACCGGGTGCGATCTGGTGATGATCGGCCGCGGCGCCCTGGGAAACCCGTGGATCTTTCGACAAATTCGGGAGCTCACCGAGAACGGCCGATACGCGGATCCGTCGCCTTCGGAAAGGTTGGACATGGCGCTGCGTCACCTGGAGCTTTGTGTGCAGCGCTACGGTCGGGAGCGCGGGCTTCGCTTCGTCAAACGGCACCTCACGTTTTATCTGAAGGGTTTGCGCGAGGCGACCGCTCTAAAGGACCGTTTGGTGCGGACCGATAGGCCGGAGGAAGCCATTACCCTCCTGAGGAGTTACCGGCAAAGGTTCGCCCAATGGCCAAGGGTATCTTAG
- a CDS encoding LD-carboxypeptidase, protein MAIIPPALRPGDTIGIVAPASPMVPERLSKGVEYLKARGYRVVVGAHIHRRWGYLAGKDEERADDLLRMFADPEVKAILAARGGYGAARILDLLDYELIASHPKIVVGYSDLTTLQMALWKHTGLVTYSGPMVAIEMGRGIHPFTEDCFWRAVEAPGLFGSLPLPPQYPVRTLRPGVARGRLLGGCLSLLPTLLGTPYQPDFRGAILVLEDVGEEPYRVDRCLAHLRQAGVLEAVAGVVLGQFIDCVPLSKETPSFTVDEVLEDYFRKLDVPVLAAFPYGHGEVKVTLPLGIEAELDADRGELRLLEPSVRAGDDLPA, encoded by the coding sequence ATGGCGATCATCCCACCGGCCTTAAGACCCGGAGACACGATCGGGATCGTGGCCCCGGCAAGTCCGATGGTCCCGGAGCGCCTGTCTAAGGGCGTGGAGTACCTGAAGGCCAGGGGTTACAGAGTGGTCGTGGGGGCTCACATCCATCGGAGATGGGGTTACCTGGCCGGTAAGGATGAGGAGCGTGCCGACGACTTGCTCCGCATGTTCGCCGATCCCGAGGTGAAGGCGATTCTGGCAGCCCGGGGGGGATACGGGGCGGCTCGTATTTTGGACCTGCTGGACTATGAGCTGATCGCTTCCCATCCCAAGATCGTGGTCGGTTACAGCGACCTGACCACATTGCAGATGGCCCTCTGGAAACACACAGGGCTCGTAACCTACTCGGGGCCGATGGTGGCCATCGAAATGGGCCGGGGGATTCATCCCTTCACGGAGGATTGTTTCTGGCGTGCGGTAGAGGCGCCGGGACTCTTCGGCTCGTTACCGCTTCCTCCCCAGTACCCCGTCCGGACCCTGCGACCCGGTGTGGCGCGGGGTAGGCTTCTGGGCGGATGTCTCTCGCTGTTGCCCACTCTCCTCGGCACACCGTATCAGCCGGATTTTCGGGGTGCCATTTTGGTGCTGGAGGATGTGGGCGAGGAGCCTTATCGGGTGGATCGATGCTTGGCTCACCTGCGCCAGGCCGGGGTTCTGGAAGCCGTGGCCGGCGTTGTACTGGGCCAGTTCATCGACTGTGTTCCCCTGTCAAAGGAGACACCCAGCTTCACGGTGGACGAGGTTCTGGAGGACTATTTCCGGAAGCTGGACGTACCGGTGTTGGCCGCCTTTCCTTATGGGCACGGCGAGGTCAAGGTGACCTTGCCCCTGGGGATCGAGGCCGAGCTCGACGCTGACCGAGGGGAGCTCCGGCTGCTGGAGCCCAGTGTGCGTGCGGGGGACGACCTGCCCGCCTGA